Genomic segment of Panicum virgatum strain AP13 chromosome 9N, P.virgatum_v5, whole genome shotgun sequence:
GGTTGCTGTTACACCATTTTTTCGTTTCTGTGTGCGGCTACTTATTTATGTCACGACACAGCGTTGTATTTAGCGAGTTCATTTACTTCTGTGGATCTGCTATGGTATTAATTGTGTGCTTATGACTTTTCCTTTTATGTTTGCGCGAATGTTCTCCATGACGTATTTTGCGCTTTCCGTTACTTACTCTGCACCTGAACCATGTGTTTTAGTTAGTGTGTCTGTCTGTGTGATTACTTATGTCATGATACACTGTTGTATCTAGCAATTTTATTTACTTCTTCTGTGCACCTGTTGTGGCATTAATTGCCTGATACACTTTTTCCGTTTCTGTTCGAGCTTAAATTTTTTGTGACGTTTTGTGCTTTCCGTTACTTCTGTGTGCACCTGAACTACATGTTGTAGTTAGTGTCCTCTGCCCACATGGCCACATGCCTTCACTTATAGAACTATGTATGATTTATTTGTCTATAATGCAGATGAATGTTGACAAGCTCAAGAAGATGGCAGGTGCCGTGCGCACCGGTGGAAAGGGTAGCATGCGCAGGTACTTATTCTTCACCTAGACTTATTCAAGATGATGTGTCAACAATTGTTCAGAACTCTGCTTTCTTATTAGTTCCTTTACTTTGCGTTGGCACATGCATTTCTGTTGCATTGACAACTTTTGCATATTGACTTATGTGATTACTCTTTTGGTTCGGCAAGATTATGTGTGCCCGTTGCATTCATTCATGTGTCCTTGTTATTATTTCCGTAAATGCACCTGCTTTCTATCATGTCTTAGCTATGGTACTGTCAGAAGACTTGTGCAATTTAACCTGGTTATCTGATGCGCTCTAAAATGATAGAAAGATTGTATTATATAGTTCAAATCATGTGCTACTCATGAACTTGCTGCAAATTAACACCTATGCATGCTGGTGCtgtcatatatacatatactacCCATGGTATTTTATAATTGAGCTATGCTAGCAGGCTAGGAACCTCATGGTGTGTATTTATAATGAGATTTGATTGGTGgcaggaagaagaaggcagTCCACAAGACTACAACCACAGATGACAAAAGGCTTCAGAGCACCCTGAAAAGAGTAGGAGTGAACACTATCCCTGGTATTGAAGAGGTCAACATCTTCAAGGATGATGTTGTTATTCAGTTTGTGAATCCTAAAGGTGAGATACCCTAACTCTAATATGTCAATCCTACAAGAGTAACGATCTAATTTCTGTTCCCCCCCTAACATTTGTTCTTTTGGTTCCCGTCCAGTGCAAGCTTCTATTGGTGCTAATACATGGGTGATCAGTGGAACTCCACAGACAAAGAGTATGTTCCTCACGACCAGAATTATTTGATTAACCAGCTTCTGTTTATATGCACTTGATAGCCTAATATTATTCCTTCTGCTGTGTGCTGGCTTTCTGCTGAACTAGATGTGTCAGTGGTGTCTTGTATTCACTGTTACATTGTCAGCTGATGCTTTGTGTTACACATACCTTTTGTCAGTTTTAATTTTGCAAGGAAAAAATAGTTCTGAACTTACCTTGCGCTAGATTTACATAGCAGTATTCTCATGTTTGCATATTCTTGTTTGAACAGAGCTGCAAGATCTGCTTCCGTCGATTATCAATCAGCTTGGTATGTTTCTAATTACCTGCTGAATTCAAAGTTTATGTTTCTATTGACATGTATCTTATTGTTGGCATGTTGTCTCCACCTTTTTTATACCAATTTGACAATTTCTGAGATCTTCCATGTAATTATGACTTGTGATTTTGGTTTACCTTTAATTTTTCCTCCAATTCAGGTCCTGAC
This window contains:
- the LOC120691318 gene encoding nascent polypeptide-associated complex subunit beta-like, with translation MNVDKLKKMAGAVRTGGKGSMRRKKKAVHKTTTTDDKRLQSTLKRVGVNTIPGIEEVNIFKDDVVIQFVNPKVQASIGANTWVISGTPQTKKLQDLLPSIINQLGPDNLDNLRMLAEQFQKQVPGASSAEAGASTGAAQDDDDDVPELVPGETFEEAAEEKKESS